One genomic window of Glycine max cultivar Williams 82 chromosome 16, Glycine_max_v4.0, whole genome shotgun sequence includes the following:
- the LOC100786235 gene encoding U-box domain-containing protein 28 yields MAKVRDQKLYVTVPSLFRCPISMDVMRSPVSLCTGVTYDRASIQHWLDSGHDTCPATMQVLPSKDFIPNLTLHRLIRLWLLSSSSSSSAEPPSPSSSADHLRPLLRQIQTSDDNVPGILSKIAEFAKKSGENRRSLAAFPGFDSAVVRALAGSNSLIDVAENAIYLLGSVFRENGKSTGERIRKLILDAREQCFDAMIFVLRNGSLKSKIETVKVLEFLACDFQSSKSISEACGLLSLLASFLKDGGEEINDAVLSLLGVVSVTHSAKVELVSSGVVEVVTKLLRACSAATAERCLRMLAVLATCAEGRAAMAEEPSCAAAVVERITKASKAAAADAVAVLWSLCCLCRNVKVRDEVAKRNGVVVVLLVMQRGWEEHVRSMCVDLIKVLKGACKNGLGLELGCYDTKTTHIKPC; encoded by the coding sequence ATGGCAAAGGTAAGAGATCAGAAGCTATACGTCACCGTTCCGAGTCTCTTTCGGTGCCCAATCTCCATGGACGTGATGCGCTCTCCCGTAAGCCTCTGCACCGGCGTCACATACGATCGCGCCAGCATTCAGCACTGGCTCGACTCAGGACACGACACGTGTCCCGCCACCATGCAGGTTCTTCCCTCCAAAGACTTCATCCCCAATCTCACGCTCCACCGCCTCATCCGCCTCTGGCtcctctcctcctcctcctcctcctccgccgAACCTCCCTCCCCCTCCTCCTCCGCCGACCACCTCCGCCCTCTCCTCCGCCAAATCCAAACCTCCGACGACAACGTCCCCGGTATTCTCTCCAAAATCGCCGAATTCGCCAAGAAATCCGGTGAGAATCGCCGGTCTCTCGCCGCCTTCCCCGGCTTCGACTCCGCCGTGGTCCGCGCGCTCGCCGGAAGCAATTCACTCATCGACGTGGCGGAAAACGCGATCTATCTTCTCGGTTCAGTTTTCCGAGAAAACGGAAAGTCAACTGGAGAGAGAATTCGAAAGCTGATTCTTGACGCTCGGGAACAATGCTTTGATGCGATGATATTTGTTCTCAGAAACGGATCTCTGAAATCAAAGATTGAAACGGTTAAGGTTTTGGAGTTTCTCGCGTGCGATTTTCAATCTTCCAAATCGATCAGCGAAGCATGCGGATTGCTGTCGTTGCTCGCGAGTTTTTTAAAGGACGGCGGAGAGGAGATAAACGACGCCGTTTTGTCGCTGCTCGGCGTCGTTTCGGTTACTCACTCCGCGAAGGTGGAACTCGTTAGCTCCGGAGTTGTTGAAGTGGTTACGAAATTGCTGCGAGCGTGTTCGGCGGCGACGGCGGAGAGGTGTTTGAGAATGCTGGCGGTGTTGGCCACGTGCGCGGAGGGTCGGGCGGCGATGGCGGAGGAGCCGTCGTGTGCTGCGGCGGTGGTGGAGAGAATTACGAAGGCGTCAAAGGCTGCGGCGGCGGACGCGGTGGCGGTGCTGTGGAGCTTGTGCTGTTTGTGCAGGAACGTGAAGGTGAGAGATGAGGTGGCAAAGCGAAACGGCGTCGTGGTGGTTTTGTTGGTTATGCAGAGGGGGTGGGAGGAGCACGTGAGAAGCATGTGCGTGGATTTGATTAAGGTTTTGAAGGGTGCGTGTAAGAACGGGTTGGGGTTGGAACTAGGATGCTATGACACCAAAACCACTCATATAAAACCTTGCTAA